In Tsuneonella dongtanensis, a single window of DNA contains:
- a CDS encoding EF-hand domain-containing protein → MSRLVLGGVLALILVGIGVFWWQGRAAVEEGAPPPMAQPERPSPEDLPTANAGELKGPAPPQATELTREEQRFFRYDRNRDRRITRNEMLSTRSDAFRKLDRDGNNLLDFEEWAVATVERFEKADGNGDRELDMGEFAKTAPKAARRKPSCRC, encoded by the coding sequence ATGAGCAGGTTGGTGCTGGGCGGGGTTCTCGCGCTCATTCTGGTCGGCATCGGAGTCTTCTGGTGGCAGGGCCGAGCCGCTGTCGAAGAAGGTGCGCCGCCGCCGATGGCGCAGCCGGAACGCCCTTCGCCCGAGGATTTGCCGACCGCCAATGCAGGCGAGTTGAAGGGACCGGCTCCGCCGCAAGCAACCGAATTGACCCGCGAGGAGCAACGCTTCTTCCGCTACGACCGCAACCGCGACCGTCGGATAACCCGCAACGAAATGCTTTCCACCCGCAGCGATGCCTTCCGCAAGCTCGACCGGGACGGCAACAACCTGCTCGATTTCGAGGAGTGGGCGGTCGCTACAGTTGAACGGTTCGAGAAAGCCGATGGCAATGGCGACCGGGAACTCGACATGGGCGAGTTCGCCAAGACTGCGCCAAAGGCCGCGCGCCGAAAGCCAAGCTGTCGCTGCTAG
- a CDS encoding pilus assembly protein TadG-related protein, which translates to MTGRIAKIVKNLTHCRSGNATLLTAVALPVLIGAAGYGVDTAQWYMVQRELQHAADQAAIAGAWALAYKDTTNTYDNRASREFANNLSKAEEYLAEDIQSIVPAVRRGNFQGGTNNSVVVTAQIAVDLPFSRLMSSSPVVIGVSSEAAFAAGTVHKACLRTLKKNASGTFQVGNGATVIANCGVIAISCEAGAIQIDENATIDIAKITACNKDAADLPSDYDGELVLDSSIGDYVNELYGPQPPEDAPKPPAYDCKNAPKKGTYTLTPGVYDAGIKIACNTIFDPGIYYVKTELDLTHNAVVSGYGVMFVLLNGASLKMGGSGANGTGGGGTIRSSLNLTPPTYATLIDLGYSDAFAKMYENILMIADNTTTETDHTINGNVNMHIQGKIHLPKGNVKVNGNSQAADGVCFQITSYTLDVSGGAYLYTLCTQEETQSLNSKPGVRLIS; encoded by the coding sequence ATGACCGGTCGAATCGCCAAGATAGTCAAGAACCTGACGCATTGCCGATCCGGTAATGCGACGCTTCTGACCGCCGTAGCCCTGCCCGTACTCATCGGAGCCGCCGGATACGGCGTCGATACCGCACAATGGTATATGGTCCAGCGCGAATTGCAGCATGCCGCGGACCAGGCGGCCATCGCGGGTGCGTGGGCCCTCGCCTACAAGGACACCACCAACACCTACGACAACCGCGCATCGCGTGAGTTTGCCAACAACCTCAGCAAGGCCGAAGAGTATCTCGCGGAAGACATCCAGTCGATTGTCCCGGCTGTGCGGCGCGGCAACTTTCAGGGGGGAACCAACAATTCGGTCGTTGTCACTGCGCAGATTGCCGTGGACCTGCCGTTCTCAAGGCTGATGAGCAGCTCGCCCGTGGTAATCGGGGTGAGCTCGGAGGCCGCCTTCGCGGCCGGAACCGTTCACAAGGCGTGCCTGCGGACGTTGAAGAAAAACGCATCGGGCACTTTCCAGGTCGGCAATGGTGCCACTGTCATCGCCAACTGCGGCGTCATCGCGATTTCCTGCGAGGCGGGAGCGATCCAGATCGACGAGAATGCGACGATCGACATCGCCAAGATCACTGCGTGCAACAAAGACGCGGCAGACCTCCCGTCGGACTATGACGGCGAGCTGGTGCTCGACAGCAGCATCGGTGACTACGTCAACGAACTTTACGGCCCGCAGCCGCCGGAAGATGCTCCGAAGCCCCCTGCCTACGATTGCAAGAACGCGCCGAAGAAGGGGACCTACACGCTCACGCCCGGTGTCTATGATGCCGGCATCAAGATCGCCTGCAACACGATTTTCGATCCTGGTATCTACTACGTAAAAACAGAACTCGACCTGACCCACAACGCCGTCGTTTCAGGTTACGGTGTCATGTTCGTTCTGCTCAATGGTGCTTCGCTCAAGATGGGCGGCAGCGGCGCGAACGGGACTGGTGGCGGCGGCACCATCAGGAGCAGCCTCAACCTCACGCCCCCGACTTACGCGACGCTGATCGACCTCGGTTATTCCGACGCCTTCGCCAAGATGTACGAAAACATCCTGATGATCGCCGACAACACGACGACGGAAACCGATCACACGATCAACGGCAACGTCAACATGCACATCCAGGGCAAGATCCACCTGCCCAAGGGTAACGTGAAGGTGAACGGCAACTCGCAAGCTGCAGACGGGGTCTGCTTCCAGATTACCAGCTACACCCTCGATGTGTCGGGCGGCGCCTACCTCTACACGCTGTGCACGCAGGAAGAGACGCAGTCGCTTAACAGCAAGCCCGGCGTGAGGCTCATCTCGTGA
- a CDS encoding TadE/TadG family type IV pilus assembly protein yields MALLKMLARCSRGTAVIETAFVAPILAVMAVGIFEMGTMVQKQQELQSAASEAEAIILAAAAGTGVTSTKLKSMLSTSTGIPLDKITLDARYRCGNNTNLRTDNACPTGQRAYEFVQATFRATYTPTWTEFGFGNSFNYVVVRTIQVG; encoded by the coding sequence ATGGCGCTGCTGAAAATGCTTGCCCGGTGCAGCCGTGGAACCGCAGTTATCGAGACCGCGTTCGTCGCGCCGATCCTGGCGGTCATGGCGGTCGGCATCTTCGAAATGGGCACGATGGTGCAGAAGCAGCAGGAGCTGCAGAGCGCGGCCTCCGAGGCCGAGGCAATCATCCTCGCCGCCGCTGCGGGCACCGGCGTCACATCGACGAAACTGAAGTCGATGTTGTCCACATCGACCGGTATCCCGCTCGACAAGATCACGCTTGATGCGCGCTATCGCTGCGGAAACAATACGAACTTGCGGACCGACAACGCCTGCCCGACCGGACAACGAGCATACGAGTTCGTCCAGGCGACATTTCGGGCGACCTACACGCCGACCTGGACCGAGTTCGGATTTGGCAACTCGTTCAATTACGTCGTCGTGCGTACGATCCAGGTGGGATGA
- a CDS encoding TadE/TadG family type IV pilus assembly protein — translation MNMLIAIARKLHRDERAATLVEFALIAPVLITMMIGVLQVGTWVQSYNAVRNVVNDTTRFAMVEYQRGNKISDEAIEDRALEIAGSGKYNLDESLFVPDVTVKATEVAGIRQRRLVVTYTAPEFMPVIGTLAPAISYGRDIYLYDQSATVAS, via the coding sequence ATGAACATGCTGATCGCCATCGCTCGCAAGCTACACCGGGACGAACGGGCGGCAACGCTCGTCGAATTCGCGCTGATTGCGCCGGTTCTCATTACCATGATGATCGGGGTGTTGCAGGTCGGCACCTGGGTCCAGTCGTACAATGCGGTGCGCAACGTAGTGAACGACACGACCCGCTTCGCGATGGTCGAGTACCAGCGCGGCAACAAGATTTCCGACGAGGCGATCGAGGACCGAGCCCTCGAGATCGCCGGATCTGGTAAGTACAACCTCGATGAATCGCTGTTCGTACCCGATGTAACGGTCAAAGCGACCGAGGTGGCCGGGATCAGGCAGCGACGGCTGGTGGTCACTTACACGGCACCCGAGTTCATGCCGGTTATCGGCACGCTGGCGCCGGCGATTTCGTACGGGCGGGACATCTACCTTTACGACCAGTCGGCTACCGTCGCATCCTGA
- a CDS encoding TadE/TadG family type IV pilus assembly protein, with the protein MSNLVPLSGLERIRAFFGDLARDRAGNTLAMIAASIAPLLAMVGGGVDMGRSYMAQARLQQACDAGVLAARKRLGSEAVVTGTIPEDAGLIGQRFFNVNYRAGAYGSVDRSFVMTLEDDYAISGVAQVTVPTSIMRIFGFNEVPIKVDCEAQINFSNTDVMMVLDVTGSMNETNPGDSASRLETLRGTVKSFYAQLAAAATAGTRIRYGFVPYSTNVNVGGLLEDDWVVDEWTYQSRVLESSTLGIVDWTYYTASSPVSGTRNTVEYSTYAASFDELDGFYCPTKPASSLSTSSTIKSTTTEVFIGPPAGAKVTQVIERTRNGKTYSVSLKDTTCVVTETTYTSYVDTYDKVTQPRFDESVSWLYRPVTIDVTNWRAETEGCMEERDTYKIDDYDNVDLTRALDLDIDLTPTGDPRTRWRPMYPGMIYGRAVEWSGAGSFVQHDVKTSKEFIAPQGLRTDACPAPSLRMQQLTSEELDDYLASLRAEGSTYHDIGMIWGGRLISPSGIFADENADVGPTQPTNRNLIFLTDGVTATLDLSYSSYGFEPVDQRRWDSAWKVKGQPVSLTSVVENRFAFACNEVRKRNITVWIVGFGTGLSQMMKDCAGEGHYFEAADAAELNATFATIAKNLSQLRIQR; encoded by the coding sequence GTGAGCAATCTGGTCCCCCTCTCTGGTTTGGAGCGCATTCGCGCTTTTTTCGGTGACCTTGCCCGCGATCGGGCGGGCAATACGCTTGCCATGATAGCCGCATCGATCGCGCCGCTCCTGGCGATGGTTGGGGGCGGCGTGGACATGGGCCGGTCGTACATGGCCCAGGCGCGGCTGCAACAGGCCTGCGACGCGGGCGTGCTTGCCGCACGCAAGAGGCTGGGCTCCGAAGCCGTCGTGACCGGTACCATTCCCGAGGACGCCGGGCTGATCGGACAGCGGTTCTTCAACGTCAATTACCGCGCCGGTGCCTACGGATCGGTCGACCGCAGCTTCGTGATGACGCTGGAAGACGACTACGCCATTTCGGGCGTTGCCCAGGTGACCGTGCCCACCTCCATCATGCGCATCTTCGGGTTCAACGAGGTCCCGATCAAGGTCGACTGCGAAGCCCAGATCAACTTCAGCAATACCGACGTGATGATGGTCCTCGACGTCACCGGGTCGATGAACGAGACGAATCCGGGTGACAGCGCGTCGAGGCTCGAGACCCTGCGGGGAACGGTCAAGAGCTTCTACGCGCAACTAGCGGCAGCAGCGACCGCGGGCACGCGCATCCGCTATGGTTTCGTACCATACTCGACCAACGTGAATGTGGGCGGGCTCCTCGAAGACGATTGGGTGGTGGATGAATGGACCTACCAGTCGCGCGTCCTCGAAAGCAGCACTCTCGGTATCGTCGACTGGACCTATTACACCGCGTCCTCGCCGGTCAGCGGCACCAGGAACACGGTCGAATACTCGACCTATGCCGCCTCTTTCGACGAGCTCGACGGATTCTACTGCCCGACGAAACCCGCCAGCTCGCTGTCGACGAGTTCAACGATCAAGTCGACGACCACAGAGGTCTTCATCGGGCCACCCGCAGGCGCCAAAGTCACGCAGGTCATCGAGCGTACACGGAACGGCAAGACATATTCAGTGTCCCTCAAGGACACTACGTGCGTCGTGACCGAGACCACATACACCTCTTACGTCGACACCTACGACAAGGTCACACAGCCCAGGTTCGATGAGTCAGTCTCATGGCTCTACAGGCCCGTCACCATCGACGTGACCAACTGGCGCGCCGAGACCGAAGGCTGCATGGAAGAGCGCGACACCTACAAGATCGACGATTACGACAACGTCGATCTGACGCGAGCGCTGGACCTCGACATTGACCTGACCCCGACCGGTGACCCAAGAACCCGCTGGCGCCCGATGTATCCCGGCATGATCTATGGCCGTGCTGTCGAGTGGAGCGGCGCGGGATCGTTCGTCCAGCACGACGTCAAGACGAGCAAGGAATTCATCGCACCACAAGGGTTGCGGACCGACGCGTGCCCTGCCCCTTCACTCCGGATGCAACAGCTCACGAGCGAGGAACTAGACGACTATCTCGCCAGCCTGAGGGCAGAAGGCAGCACCTATCACGATATCGGTATGATCTGGGGTGGTCGCCTGATCTCGCCGAGCGGGATTTTCGCCGACGAGAACGCAGACGTCGGACCTACCCAGCCCACCAACCGCAACCTCATCTTCCTCACCGACGGCGTGACCGCGACCCTTGATCTCAGCTATTCCAGCTACGGCTTCGAGCCGGTCGACCAGCGTCGCTGGGACAGCGCATGGAAGGTCAAGGGTCAGCCAGTTTCGCTGACATCGGTCGTCGAAAACCGTTTCGCGTTCGCCTGTAACGAGGTTCGCAAGCGCAACATCACCGTGTGGATCGTCGGTTTCGGCACCGGGCTGAGCCAGATGATGAAGGATTGTGCCGGAGAAGGTCATTATTTTGAGGCTGCGGACGCAGCCGAACTCAACGCGACTTTTGCCACCATAGCCAAGAACCTCAGCCAACTGAGGATCCAGCGATGA
- a CDS encoding TadE/TadG family type IV pilus assembly protein: MNALRALWRDDRGATLVEFALISPALLMLLMGMFEMGYNYYVQAQLQGSVQKAARDSTIQSSQSSAALIDARVTDAVHAIVPGAELRFVRRAYSSFSDVHRAEDFTDIDKDGTCNDGEPFEDANGNGMWDEDRGVDGGGGARDAVLYVVEVRYPRAFGVAKLIGLSDNVETEAVTVLRNQPWDAQSFIGEVGHCA, from the coding sequence ATGAACGCGCTTCGCGCCCTGTGGCGAGACGACCGGGGAGCGACCCTCGTCGAGTTCGCACTGATCTCCCCTGCCCTGTTGATGCTGCTCATGGGCATGTTCGAGATGGGATATAACTACTACGTCCAGGCGCAGTTGCAGGGCAGTGTCCAGAAGGCCGCCCGCGACTCCACGATCCAGTCTTCGCAGTCGAGCGCCGCACTGATCGACGCGCGTGTCACAGACGCGGTTCATGCCATCGTTCCAGGAGCAGAACTGCGGTTCGTGCGACGGGCGTACTCCTCTTTCAGCGACGTACACCGCGCCGAGGATTTCACCGACATCGACAAGGACGGTACCTGCAACGATGGCGAACCGTTCGAGGACGCGAACGGCAATGGCATGTGGGACGAGGATCGGGGAGTCGACGGCGGCGGCGGCGCACGCGATGCGGTGCTTTACGTAGTCGAGGTGAGATACCCGCGCGCTTTCGGGGTCGCCAAGCTGATCGGCCTGTCGGACAATGTCGAAACGGAAGCCGTGACGGTCCTTCGCAACCAGCCTTGGGATGCGCAATCGTTCATCGGCGAAGTGGGGCACTGCGCATGA
- a CDS encoding TadE/TadG family type IV pilus assembly protein: MIRILAAMRRLWRTRSGAALTEFALSAPLLMAAGLYGVESANRAIVQMRVNQIAMLIADNASRVGENSLLGEAKIYESDLNDVLYGAHMQGGDKFGFYDHGRVILSSLEVVPESDGQQYIHWQRCMGKLTHSSSYGFAGDGMDGSLAGMGPPGQEIVAFDDEAVMFVEVAFVYQPLISDALFGSPKLVATAAFNVRENRDLSEIYQRDPDDPDPSATCDKHHGVADYYD; encoded by the coding sequence ATGATCCGCATTCTGGCCGCCATGCGCCGCCTGTGGCGCACCCGATCGGGTGCCGCCTTGACCGAGTTCGCGTTGTCCGCGCCCTTGCTCATGGCCGCCGGGCTCTATGGCGTGGAGTCGGCAAACCGCGCGATCGTCCAGATGCGCGTCAACCAGATTGCCATGCTGATCGCCGACAACGCCTCGCGAGTGGGAGAGAACTCGCTGTTAGGGGAAGCGAAAATCTACGAGAGCGACCTGAACGACGTTCTTTACGGGGCGCACATGCAGGGCGGCGACAAGTTCGGGTTCTACGACCATGGACGCGTGATCCTCTCGAGCCTGGAGGTCGTTCCCGAAAGCGACGGGCAGCAGTACATTCACTGGCAACGGTGCATGGGTAAGCTGACCCATTCGTCGAGCTACGGCTTTGCCGGCGATGGCATGGACGGTTCGCTGGCCGGTATGGGTCCGCCGGGGCAGGAAATCGTCGCCTTCGATGACGAAGCCGTCATGTTCGTCGAAGTAGCATTCGTCTATCAACCGCTGATTTCGGACGCCCTTTTCGGAAGTCCGAAACTCGTCGCGACCGCTGCATTCAATGTCCGTGAAAACAGGGACCTCAGCGAGATCTACCAGCGTGACCCCGACGATCCGGATCCGTCCGCGACATGCGACAAGCACCACGGCGTCGCGGACTACTACGACTAG
- a CDS encoding pyruvate dehydrogenase complex E1 component subunit beta, translated as MSLELKMPALSPTMEEGTLAKWLVKEGDSVAAGDILAEIETDKATMEFEAVDEGTIGKILVAEGTENVKVGEVIATMAGEGGEETPAPAPAAKVEDVPGEGKDVGREEPDAPAIAKTPKAEPARDPEIPEGTSMTSITVREALRDAMAEEMRRDDRVFVMGEEVAQYQGAYKVTQGLLDEFGAKRVIDTPITEYGFAGIGTGAAMGGLRPVVEFMTFNFAMQAIDHIINSAAKTNYMSGGQMRCPVVFRGPNGAASRVGAQHSQNYGPWYASVPGLIVIAPYDAADCKGLLKAAIRSEDPVVFLENELVYGRTFEVPDIDDYVLPIGKARLVREGSDVTIVSYSIGVGLALDAAETLAGEGIDAEVIDLRTLRPLDKEAILASLAKTNRLIIAEEGWPTCSIASEVMAICMEDGFDHLDAPVLRVCDEDVPLPYAANLEKLAIIDAPRIVEAARKVCYRS; from the coding sequence ATGTCCCTCGAACTGAAGATGCCCGCGCTCTCGCCGACGATGGAAGAGGGCACGCTCGCCAAGTGGCTGGTCAAGGAAGGCGACAGCGTGGCCGCCGGAGACATCCTGGCCGAGATAGAGACCGACAAGGCGACCATGGAATTCGAGGCGGTAGACGAAGGCACGATCGGCAAGATCCTCGTCGCCGAAGGTACCGAGAACGTGAAGGTCGGCGAAGTCATCGCGACTATGGCGGGTGAGGGCGGCGAAGAAACGCCTGCGCCGGCTCCCGCGGCGAAAGTCGAGGATGTGCCAGGTGAAGGGAAGGACGTCGGCCGCGAAGAGCCCGATGCCCCTGCGATCGCCAAGACGCCCAAGGCCGAACCCGCGCGCGATCCCGAAATTCCGGAAGGCACCTCGATGACCTCCATCACGGTGCGCGAAGCCTTGCGCGACGCCATGGCCGAGGAAATGCGCCGGGACGATCGCGTGTTCGTGATGGGCGAGGAAGTCGCCCAGTACCAGGGCGCCTACAAGGTCACGCAAGGACTGCTCGACGAGTTCGGAGCCAAGCGCGTCATCGACACACCGATCACCGAATACGGATTCGCCGGGATCGGCACGGGCGCGGCGATGGGCGGCCTGCGGCCAGTGGTCGAATTCATGACGTTCAATTTCGCGATGCAGGCGATCGACCACATCATCAATTCTGCGGCCAAGACCAATTACATGTCGGGCGGCCAGATGCGTTGCCCGGTGGTGTTCCGCGGCCCGAACGGCGCCGCAAGCCGGGTCGGCGCCCAGCACAGCCAGAACTATGGCCCTTGGTACGCCAGCGTCCCCGGCCTGATCGTCATCGCGCCTTACGATGCGGCCGACTGCAAGGGCCTGCTCAAGGCGGCCATCCGCAGCGAGGACCCGGTCGTATTCCTCGAGAACGAACTCGTCTACGGACGCACTTTCGAGGTGCCGGACATCGACGACTACGTTCTGCCGATCGGCAAGGCGCGGCTCGTGCGTGAAGGTAGCGACGTTACCATCGTCAGCTACTCGATCGGTGTCGGTCTTGCGCTCGACGCGGCCGAAACTCTCGCCGGCGAAGGCATCGATGCCGAAGTCATCGACCTGCGCACGTTGCGCCCGCTCGACAAGGAAGCGATCCTCGCCTCACTGGCCAAGACCAACCGCCTGATCATTGCCGAGGAAGGCTGGCCGACCTGCTCGATCGCGTCCGAAGTGATGGCGATCTGCATGGAGGACGGTTTCGACCACCTGGATGCGCCGGTCCTGCGGGTGTGCGACGAGGATGTGCCTCTGCCCTATGCGGCCAACCTCGAGAAGCTCGCGATTATCGATGCTCCGCGTATCGTCGAAGCGGCCCGGAAGGTCTGTTACCGTAGCTAG
- the pdhA gene encoding pyruvate dehydrogenase (acetyl-transferring) E1 component subunit alpha — MAKTASKGKAPAKPAAAKPTANKSKSSDADFVLHSLQEEHEKSPRYNAKDEELVSMYEQMLLIRRFEERAGQLYGLGLIGGFCHLYIGQEAVAVGLQSALTEGLDSVITGYRDHGHMLAYGIDPKVIMAELTGREAGISRGKGGSMHMFSTEHRFYGGHGIVGAQVSLGGGLALGHQYRGDGGLCLAYFGDGAANQGQVYETMNMAALWKLPIVFAIENNGYAMGTAVKRGSAETEFHRRGTAFRIPGMDVNGMDVLQVRRAAEVAFKHVRAGNGPVLMELNTYRYRGHSMSDPAKYRTREEVQDQREHNDPIERAKKELIERGVAEEKLKDIDKRIRTAVSESADFAESSPEPPASDLYTDVLVESY; from the coding sequence TTGGCCAAGACAGCCAGCAAGGGCAAAGCCCCCGCGAAACCCGCCGCAGCTAAGCCGACGGCGAACAAGAGCAAATCCTCGGACGCCGACTTCGTCCTGCACTCGCTGCAGGAAGAGCATGAAAAAAGCCCGCGTTACAACGCGAAGGACGAAGAACTTGTCAGCATGTATGAGCAGATGCTGCTCATTCGACGGTTCGAAGAGCGCGCCGGCCAGCTTTATGGTCTCGGTCTAATCGGCGGGTTCTGTCACCTCTACATCGGCCAGGAAGCGGTTGCGGTCGGGCTGCAATCGGCGCTGACGGAAGGCCTCGACAGCGTCATCACCGGCTATCGCGACCACGGCCACATGCTCGCCTATGGAATCGATCCCAAGGTCATCATGGCCGAGCTGACCGGACGCGAAGCGGGCATCTCGCGCGGCAAGGGTGGTTCGATGCACATGTTCTCGACGGAACACCGCTTCTACGGCGGCCACGGGATCGTCGGGGCGCAGGTTTCGCTAGGGGGTGGGCTGGCGCTCGGTCACCAGTATCGCGGCGATGGCGGTCTTTGCCTTGCCTATTTTGGTGACGGTGCGGCCAACCAGGGCCAGGTCTACGAGACGATGAACATGGCGGCGCTGTGGAAGCTGCCGATCGTGTTCGCGATCGAGAACAACGGGTATGCCATGGGCACCGCCGTCAAGCGCGGGTCCGCGGAGACCGAGTTCCATCGTCGCGGCACGGCGTTCCGCATTCCCGGCATGGACGTGAATGGGATGGACGTCCTCCAGGTCCGCCGAGCGGCCGAAGTGGCATTCAAGCATGTGCGCGCGGGCAACGGCCCCGTCCTCATGGAGCTCAACACCTATCGCTATCGCGGGCACTCGATGTCGGACCCGGCTAAGTACCGCACGCGCGAAGAAGTGCAGGACCAGCGCGAGCACAACGATCCGATCGAGCGCGCGAAGAAGGAACTAATCGAGCGCGGGGTAGCGGAGGAGAAGCTGAAGGATATCGACAAGCGCATCCGCACCGCGGTCTCGGAAAGCGCCGATTTCGCCGAAAGTTCGCCCGAGCCGCCGGCTAGCGATCTGTACACCGACGTGCTGGTGGAGAGCTACTGA
- a CDS encoding FtsB family cell division protein, with protein MLLVLGGLAIVGPSGLLAWGDNLRLLDQRRVQIAKLTHERNELQMQVDALNPKRADPDFVGELIRKDLNVVYPDEVVILLKPTESR; from the coding sequence GTGCTCCTGGTGCTGGGCGGCCTTGCGATTGTCGGGCCAAGCGGCTTGCTTGCCTGGGGCGATAACCTGCGCCTGCTGGATCAGCGCCGTGTGCAGATCGCCAAGCTCACGCACGAGCGCAACGAACTCCAGATGCAGGTCGACGCGCTGAACCCCAAGCGCGCTGATCCGGACTTCGTGGGAGAGCTGATCCGCAAGGACCTCAATGTCGTTTATCCCGACGAGGTCGTGATCCTGCTCAAGCCGACGGAAAGCCGCTAG